One segment of Streptosporangium brasiliense DNA contains the following:
- a CDS encoding S9 family peptidase encodes MTPFNDIRDYVGVPRVASLRLSPDGTRLVSVVQALNPDGKSYGTSLWEIPLDGRRAYRLTRSVKGEAGAEFTASGDLIFGSRRPDPEVKEPDEEVPALWLLPAVGGEARQIASRPGGVTGFATGGRSVVFGSDVLPGDETTEEERRKTRKDAGISAILHESSPVRYWDHDLGPGEPRLFAGTLGDDDRLAQVRDLTPQPGKALVNASYDVTPDGATVVTTWSVPQPAGELRSRLVAIETADAGALRVVAEQEGHDFNGPVKVSPDGRLVACVRERHADTSRIPEVTMWIVDLVTGEGHAAGGDLWPADVVWAPDSRSLYVAADHQGRRPVFEVPADGSEPVRLTPDDAAYLSLDVAPDGTLYALRSAVDRAAGPVRITAGGTVEELASPAPALELPGTLTEVTATADDGATVRAWLVLPEGASAENPAPFLLWIHGGPLSSWNDWSWRWNPWIMAQHGYAVLLPDPCLSTGYGPEMIRRGWADWGPRTHTDLMAVTDAALELPEVDATRTAAMGGSFGGYMANWVAGHTDRFKAIVTHASLWHLDQFSGTTDGPMYWQREFGALGGELYGKLSPHLSLAEISTPMLVIHGDKDYRVPIGEGLRLWWDLQRSGVESKFLYFPDENHWVLKPGNAVVWYETVLAFLAQHVLGREWKRPESLS; translated from the coding sequence GTGACCCCTTTCAACGACATTCGTGACTATGTCGGCGTACCGCGGGTGGCGTCCCTGCGGCTCTCCCCCGACGGAACCCGCCTGGTCAGCGTGGTGCAGGCGCTGAACCCCGATGGCAAGTCCTACGGAACGTCCCTGTGGGAGATCCCTCTCGACGGGCGCAGGGCCTACCGGCTGACCAGGTCCGTCAAGGGCGAGGCCGGGGCGGAGTTCACCGCCTCGGGCGACCTGATCTTCGGCTCGCGCCGCCCTGACCCGGAAGTGAAGGAGCCCGACGAGGAGGTCCCGGCACTCTGGCTGCTGCCCGCGGTGGGCGGCGAGGCCAGGCAGATCGCCTCCCGGCCCGGCGGCGTGACCGGGTTCGCGACCGGCGGCCGGAGCGTGGTCTTCGGCTCCGACGTCCTGCCCGGTGACGAGACCACCGAGGAGGAGCGGCGCAAGACCCGCAAGGACGCCGGGATCAGCGCGATCCTGCACGAGAGCTCCCCGGTGCGCTACTGGGATCACGACCTCGGCCCCGGCGAGCCCCGGCTGTTCGCCGGGACCCTCGGTGACGACGACCGGCTGGCCCAGGTCAGAGATCTCACCCCGCAGCCGGGCAAGGCGCTGGTCAACGCCTCCTACGACGTCACCCCCGACGGGGCGACGGTCGTGACGACCTGGTCGGTGCCGCAGCCGGCGGGCGAGCTCCGCTCCCGGCTGGTGGCCATCGAGACCGCCGACGCCGGGGCCCTGCGGGTCGTGGCCGAGCAGGAGGGCCACGACTTCAACGGCCCGGTCAAGGTCTCGCCCGACGGGCGCCTGGTCGCCTGCGTCCGCGAGCGCCACGCCGACACCTCGCGGATCCCCGAGGTCACGATGTGGATCGTGGACCTGGTCACCGGCGAGGGGCACGCCGCCGGCGGCGACCTGTGGCCGGCCGACGTCGTCTGGGCGCCGGACTCGCGCTCCCTGTACGTGGCCGCCGACCACCAGGGCCGCCGCCCGGTCTTCGAGGTCCCGGCCGACGGCTCCGAGCCGGTACGGCTCACGCCCGACGACGCCGCCTACCTGTCGCTCGACGTCGCGCCCGACGGCACGCTCTACGCGCTGCGCAGCGCCGTGGACCGCGCCGCGGGGCCGGTCCGGATCACCGCCGGCGGCACGGTCGAGGAGCTGGCCTCCCCGGCCCCCGCGCTGGAGCTGCCCGGCACCCTGACCGAGGTCACCGCGACCGCCGACGACGGCGCGACGGTCCGGGCCTGGCTGGTGCTGCCGGAGGGGGCCTCGGCGGAGAACCCGGCGCCGTTCCTGCTCTGGATCCACGGCGGCCCGCTGTCGAGCTGGAACGACTGGTCCTGGCGGTGGAACCCGTGGATCATGGCCCAGCACGGCTACGCCGTACTGCTGCCCGACCCGTGCCTGTCCACCGGCTACGGGCCCGAGATGATCCGGCGCGGATGGGCGGACTGGGGCCCGCGCACCCACACCGACCTGATGGCGGTCACCGACGCCGCCCTGGAACTGCCGGAGGTCGACGCCACCCGGACCGCCGCCATGGGCGGCTCGTTCGGCGGCTACATGGCCAACTGGGTCGCCGGCCACACCGACCGGTTCAAGGCGATCGTCACCCACGCCTCGCTCTGGCACCTGGACCAGTTCTCCGGCACCACCGACGGGCCGATGTACTGGCAGCGCGAGTTCGGCGCCCTGGGCGGCGAGCTGTACGGCAAGCTCTCCCCGCACCTGTCGCTGGCGGAGATCTCCACGCCGATGCTGGTCATCCACGGCGACAAGGACTACCGGGTGCCGATCGGCGAGGGCCTGCGCCTGTGGTGGGACCTGCAGCGTTCGGGCGTGGAGTCGAAGTTCCTCTACTTCCCCGACGAGAACCACTGGGTGCTCAAGCCGGGCAACGCCGTGGTCTGGTACGAGACCGTGCTCGCCTTCCTGGCCCAGCACGTTCTCGGCCGGGAGTGGAAGCGGCCGGAGTCGCTCTCGTGA
- a CDS encoding inositol monophosphatase family protein gives MLVAKRPARPEVLATKSSPTDVVTELDKASEALIRSRIRAVRPDDAILGEEGGSTGGGRVRWIVDPIDGTVNFLYGLPEWAVSIAVEIDGEVVAGVVNVVPRGEVFTAAKGEGAWLAGQRLRCNTGVPLERALIATGFGYEVGRRTVQAEVLAQVVPRVRDIRRGGSAASDLCSVAAGRVDGYYERGPQAWDYAAGGLVATEAGAVIGGLNGRPASPDFTLCAAPALFEELHGLLAPLDPERDT, from the coding sequence ATGCTCGTGGCCAAACGGCCGGCCCGGCCGGAGGTGCTGGCCACCAAGTCCAGCCCCACCGACGTGGTGACCGAGCTGGACAAGGCGTCGGAGGCGCTGATCCGCTCCAGGATCCGGGCGGTCAGGCCGGACGACGCGATCCTCGGCGAGGAGGGCGGCTCGACCGGCGGCGGCCGGGTCCGCTGGATCGTCGACCCGATCGACGGGACGGTTAACTTCCTGTACGGCCTGCCCGAGTGGGCGGTCAGCATCGCCGTCGAGATCGACGGCGAGGTCGTCGCCGGGGTGGTCAACGTCGTGCCCCGGGGCGAGGTCTTCACCGCGGCCAAGGGCGAGGGCGCGTGGCTGGCGGGGCAGCGGCTGCGCTGCAACACCGGTGTGCCGCTGGAGCGGGCCCTGATCGCCACCGGGTTCGGCTACGAGGTCGGCCGGCGGACGGTCCAGGCGGAGGTGCTCGCCCAGGTGGTGCCGCGGGTGCGCGACATCCGCCGGGGCGGCTCGGCGGCCTCGGACCTGTGCTCGGTGGCGGCCGGCCGGGTGGACGGCTACTACGAGCGCGGCCCGCAGGCGTGGGACTACGCGGCCGGCGGCCTCGTCGCCACCGAGGCCGGGGCCGTGATCGGCGGGCTGAACGGCAGGCCGGCCAGCCCGGACTTCACACTCTGCGCGGCGCCGGCCCTGTTCGAGGAGCTGCACGGGCTGCTGGCGCCGCTGGACCCCGAGCGCGACACCTGA
- a CDS encoding response regulator transcription factor: MRVLVVEDERVLADAIATGLRREAMAVDVAYDGAGALERTGYIDYDVIVLDRDLPKVHGDEVCRRLVAERTASRILMLTASGDVDDKVEGLGLGADDYLAKPFVFVELVARVRALGRRSAPALPPVLERSGVRLDPGKRLVTRDGEEISLTKKEFAVLEELMRAEGAVVSQEDLLDKAWDENIDPFTNVVRVTMMTLRKKLGEPQVIETVPGVGYKL; this comes from the coding sequence GTGCGGGTGCTTGTGGTTGAGGACGAGCGCGTGCTCGCCGACGCGATCGCGACGGGGCTCCGGCGCGAGGCCATGGCTGTCGACGTCGCCTACGACGGCGCGGGCGCGCTGGAGCGGACCGGCTACATCGACTACGACGTGATCGTCTTGGACCGGGACCTGCCCAAGGTCCACGGGGACGAGGTCTGCCGCCGCCTGGTGGCCGAGCGGACCGCCTCGCGGATCCTGATGCTGACCGCCTCGGGCGACGTGGACGACAAGGTGGAGGGGCTGGGGCTGGGCGCCGACGACTACCTGGCCAAGCCCTTCGTGTTCGTCGAGCTCGTGGCGCGGGTGCGGGCGCTCGGCCGGCGCTCCGCCCCGGCGCTGCCGCCGGTGCTGGAGCGCTCCGGGGTCCGCCTGGACCCGGGCAAGCGGCTGGTCACCAGGGACGGCGAGGAGATCTCGCTCACCAAGAAGGAGTTCGCGGTCCTTGAGGAGCTGATGCGCGCCGAGGGCGCCGTCGTCAGCCAGGAGGACCTGCTGGACAAGGCGTGGGACGAGAACATCGACCCGTTCACCAACGTGGTGCGCGTCACCATGATGACCCTGAGGAAGAAGCTGGGCGAGCCTCAGGTGATCGAGACGGTGCCCGGGGTCGGATACAAGTTGTGA
- a CDS encoding sensor histidine kinase, which translates to MISPHSERGAARGARPAPGAPGRAQPPPPSGPPVWDGPPPAGAVPVSPTPLDRLRVAIDRLSIRWRLTITYGVLFFVAGMLLLFVIYMMVGWAINGAWPDVSLQNVSPVLEQKFQQEWLGWKHAAIDEARNALLSRSLLALAGVGILAIIIGYLVADRALKPIQQMTATARKLSGTTLAHERIGLKGPDDELKELADTFDAMLTRLNVAFDTQRRFVANASHELRTPLTINRTVLEIALGDPEASGDLKALGRTLLEVNARNEQLIEGLLLLARSERELSVRKPVDVKDVAETAVEQLASRAEEAGVTMTTELQSAETEGDPVLLERCVANLVENAIKHNLPESGRLWVRTGMVEGALVVQVANTGPHVPAYEVNSLFEPFRRLNADRVDSARGAGLGLSIVRAVVRAHGGNVTAVPRDGGGLVVTVRLQSR; encoded by the coding sequence ATGATCAGCCCGCACTCCGAGAGGGGGGCGGCCAGGGGAGCCCGGCCCGCCCCCGGCGCTCCGGGGCGCGCCCAGCCGCCACCGCCCTCCGGTCCACCGGTGTGGGACGGCCCGCCCCCGGCGGGCGCCGTCCCGGTCAGCCCCACGCCCCTCGACCGGCTGAGGGTGGCCATCGACCGGCTCAGCATCCGCTGGCGGCTGACCATCACCTACGGCGTGCTGTTCTTCGTGGCCGGGATGCTCCTGCTGTTCGTGATCTACATGATGGTGGGCTGGGCCATCAACGGGGCCTGGCCGGATGTCAGCCTGCAGAACGTCTCGCCCGTGCTGGAACAGAAGTTCCAGCAGGAGTGGCTCGGGTGGAAGCACGCCGCGATCGACGAGGCGCGCAACGCCCTGCTCAGCCGCTCGCTGCTGGCCCTGGCGGGCGTGGGCATCCTGGCGATCATCATCGGCTATCTCGTCGCCGACCGGGCGCTCAAGCCGATCCAGCAGATGACCGCCACGGCCCGCAAGCTCTCCGGCACCACGCTCGCCCACGAGCGGATCGGCCTCAAGGGCCCCGACGACGAGCTCAAGGAGCTGGCCGACACCTTCGACGCGATGTTGACCAGGCTCAATGTGGCGTTCGACACACAACGGAGGTTCGTGGCCAACGCCTCGCACGAGCTCCGCACCCCGTTGACGATCAACCGGACGGTCCTGGAGATCGCGCTGGGCGACCCCGAGGCGTCGGGGGACCTCAAGGCGCTGGGCCGTACGCTCCTGGAGGTCAACGCCCGCAACGAGCAGCTCATCGAGGGCCTGCTGCTGCTGGCCCGCAGCGAGCGGGAGCTGAGCGTGCGCAAGCCGGTGGACGTCAAGGACGTCGCCGAGACCGCCGTCGAGCAGCTCGCCTCGCGTGCCGAGGAGGCGGGGGTCACCATGACCACCGAGCTCCAGAGTGCCGAGACGGAAGGCGATCCGGTCCTGCTGGAGCGCTGCGTGGCCAATCTGGTGGAGAACGCGATAAAGCACAACCTCCCCGAATCCGGGCGCCTGTGGGTGCGCACGGGAATGGTGGAGGGGGCCTTGGTTGTTCAGGTGGCCAACACGGGGCCGCATGTGCCCGCATACGAGGTGAACAGCCTGTTCGAGCCGTTCCGGCGGCTCAACGCCGACCGGGTCGATTCGGCCCGCGGGGCGGGTCTCGGGCTGTCCATCGTCCGTGCGGTCGTGCGCGCTCACGGGGGTAACGTGACCGCCGTCCCCAGGGACGGCGGAGGTCTCGTGGTGACCGTGAGACTCCAATCACGTTGA
- a CDS encoding DUF4193 domain-containing protein, translating to MATDYDSPRKTDDDLNEDSLQELQARRTDKSSGSIDIDETDLAESLELPGADLSNEELSLRVIPRQADEFTCARCFLVHHRSQLAVERNGQQICRECAA from the coding sequence ATGGCTACCGATTACGACAGCCCACGCAAGACCGATGACGACCTCAATGAGGACAGTCTTCAGGAACTGCAGGCGCGCCGTACCGACAAGTCCTCGGGCAGTATCGACATCGACGAGACGGATCTCGCCGAGTCGCTCGAACTGCCGGGTGCGGACCTGTCCAACGAGGAGCTCTCGCTCCGGGTGATCCCTCGTCAGGCCGACGAGTTCACCTGCGCACGCTGCTTCTTGGTGCACCACCGCAGTCAGCTCGCCGTCGAGAGGAACGGTCAGCAGATCTGCCGGGAGTGCGCGGCCTGA
- a CDS encoding alpha,alpha-trehalose-phosphate synthase (UDP-forming), protein MQGRSSFLIVANRLPVDRVGEDMWRRSPGGLVTAIAPVLQRREGAWIGWHGAPGERLEPFDHDGMHLIPVPLSESEVELYYEGFSNTTLWPLYHDVVAPPVYSRAMWEAYRTINERFAQAAAEQAAQNAVVWIQDYQLQLVPAMLRELRPDLRIGFFLHIPFPPVELFSQLPWRREIVEGLLGADLVGFQRPGGASNFIRLCRRLLGLQHHKHEIYVEDRVVRAGAFPISVDFGELDSLVREPHIIERAKEIRAELGDPECMLLGVDRLDYTKGIGQRLKAFEELLCEGSVKPGEAAFVQIATPSRERVEEYMRLRDSIELQVGRINGEQGELGLQPVQYMHQSYGRDELASLYLAADVMVVTPLRDGMNLVAKEYIACHNDLRGALVLSEFAGAADELRQAFMVNPYDIDGLKRMMLTAMRATPHDLSRRMRSLRRRVATYDVDRWAKEFLAALES, encoded by the coding sequence GTGCAGGGCCGCAGCTCGTTTCTGATCGTGGCTAACCGCCTCCCCGTGGACCGGGTGGGTGAGGACATGTGGCGGCGCAGCCCCGGCGGCCTCGTCACCGCGATCGCCCCCGTCCTCCAGCGCCGGGAGGGCGCCTGGATCGGATGGCACGGCGCCCCCGGCGAGCGGCTCGAACCCTTCGACCACGACGGCATGCACCTCATCCCCGTGCCGCTGTCGGAGTCGGAGGTTGAGCTCTACTACGAAGGCTTCTCCAACACCACGCTCTGGCCGCTCTACCACGACGTGGTCGCCCCCCCGGTCTACTCGCGCGCCATGTGGGAGGCGTACCGCACGATCAACGAGCGCTTCGCCCAGGCCGCCGCGGAGCAGGCCGCGCAGAACGCGGTCGTGTGGATCCAGGACTACCAGCTCCAGCTCGTCCCCGCCATGCTGCGCGAACTCCGCCCCGACCTGCGCATCGGCTTCTTCCTGCACATCCCCTTCCCGCCGGTCGAGCTGTTCTCGCAGCTGCCCTGGCGGCGGGAGATCGTCGAGGGTCTCCTCGGCGCCGACCTCGTCGGGTTCCAGCGCCCCGGCGGCGCCTCCAACTTCATCCGGCTCTGCCGTCGCCTGCTCGGCCTCCAGCACCACAAGCACGAGATATACGTGGAGGACCGGGTCGTGCGGGCCGGGGCCTTCCCCATCTCGGTGGACTTCGGCGAGCTGGACTCCCTGGTCCGGGAGCCGCACATCATCGAACGGGCCAAGGAGATCCGCGCGGAGCTGGGCGACCCCGAGTGCATGCTGCTCGGCGTGGACCGGCTCGACTACACCAAGGGCATCGGCCAGCGGCTGAAGGCGTTCGAGGAGCTGCTCTGCGAGGGCTCGGTCAAGCCCGGGGAGGCGGCGTTCGTGCAGATCGCCACGCCGAGCCGGGAACGGGTCGAGGAATACATGCGGCTGCGCGACTCGATCGAGCTGCAGGTCGGCCGGATCAACGGCGAGCAGGGGGAGCTGGGCCTGCAGCCGGTGCAGTACATGCACCAGTCCTACGGCCGTGACGAGCTGGCCTCGCTCTACCTGGCGGCGGACGTGATGGTGGTGACGCCGCTGCGTGACGGGATGAACCTCGTCGCCAAGGAGTACATCGCCTGCCACAACGACCTGCGCGGCGCCCTGGTGCTCAGCGAGTTCGCCGGGGCGGCCGACGAGCTGCGGCAGGCTTTCATGGTCAACCCCTACGACATCGACGGGCTCAAGCGGATGATGCTGACCGCGATGCGGGCCACGCCGCACGACCTGTCGCGCCGGATGCGCTCGCTGCGCAGACGGGTGGCGACCTACGACGTGGACCGCTGGGCGAAGGAGTTTCTCGCCGCCCTCGAATCCTGA
- a CDS encoding DUF4235 domain-containing protein: MADKTEKQDMAWRAIGGLVGLATAWAAKKVIGFAWEKATGKKPPADSESLDISLGEAIGYAVVMGVGMQVAQIVVGRTAKKRYNAWKAVKDTAREVAS; this comes from the coding sequence ATGGCCGACAAGACCGAGAAGCAGGACATGGCGTGGCGGGCCATCGGCGGCCTGGTGGGGCTGGCCACGGCCTGGGCCGCCAAGAAGGTCATCGGGTTCGCCTGGGAGAAGGCCACCGGCAAGAAGCCGCCGGCCGACAGCGAGTCGCTGGACATCAGCCTCGGTGAGGCGATCGGCTACGCCGTGGTGATGGGGGTGGGCATGCAGGTCGCCCAGATCGTGGTCGGCCGCACCGCCAAGAAGCGCTACAACGCCTGGAAGGCCGTCAAGGACACGGCCAGGGAGGTCGCCTCCTGA